Within Polaromonas hydrogenivorans, the genomic segment ATTGCGCGTCACGGTGAAGCCGCAGGCTTCCATGATGGCCAGCTTGGCGTCGGCCGTGTCGGCGCCGCCAGAGATCAGCGCACCCGCATGGCCCATGCGCTTGCCGGCAGGCGCGGTCACGCCGGCGATGAAGCCGACGATGGGTTTCTTCATATTGAGCTTGCACCATTCAGCGGCTTCGGCTTCGTCCGGGCCGCCGATTTCGCCGATCATGATGACGGCGTCGGTGTCCGGGTCTTCGTTGAAGGCGCGCATCACGTCGATGTGCTTGAGGCCATTGATCGGGTCGCCGCCAATGCCGACGGCGCTGGACTGGCCCAGGCCGATTTCGGTCAGTTGCGCCACGGCTTCATAGGTCAGCGTGCCGGAGCGGCTCACGACGCCGATGCGGCCCTTGCGGTGGATGTGGCCGGGCATGATGCCGATCTTGATCTCGTCGGGCGTGATCAGGCCGGGGCAGTTGGGGCCCAGCAGCAGCGTGCGCTTGCCCCCTAGAGCTTCCTTGGCCTTCATGCGGTTGCGCACTTCGAGCATGTCCTTGACCGGGATGCCTTCGGTGATGCAAATCGCCAGGTCCAGGTTGGCTTCAACAGCTTCCCAGATGGCAGCGGCAGCGCCTGCGGGCGGCACGTAGATCACCGACACCGTGGCGCCGGTCGCCTGGGCGGCTTCGCTCACGTTGGCGAAAATCGGGATGCCTTCGAAGTCTTCGCCGGCTTTCTTGGGGTTCACGCCCGCCACGAACGCTTCTTTGCCGTTGGCGTAGTCGCGGCACATGCGGGTATGGAATTGACCGGTCTTGCCGGTAATGCCTTGCGTGATGACTTTGGTGTTTTTGTTGATGTAGATCGACATGATGGTTCTCCGGGCTTAC encodes:
- the sucD gene encoding succinate--CoA ligase subunit alpha; this encodes MSIYINKNTKVITQGITGKTGQFHTRMCRDYANGKEAFVAGVNPKKAGEDFEGIPIFANVSEAAQATGATVSVIYVPPAGAAAAIWEAVEANLDLAICITEGIPVKDMLEVRNRMKAKEALGGKRTLLLGPNCPGLITPDEIKIGIMPGHIHRKGRIGVVSRSGTLTYEAVAQLTEIGLGQSSAVGIGGDPINGLKHIDVMRAFNEDPDTDAVIMIGEIGGPDEAEAAEWCKLNMKKPIVGFIAGVTAPAGKRMGHAGALISGGADTADAKLAIMEACGFTVTRNPSEMAKLLKALLK